Genomic window (Streptococcus suis S735):
GGTTGGTCAGCAAGATAGACATAATCTGCTCTTCAGATAGGCTAACATTTGATTCTTTCAGTTCACGAATCGAATCTGCCAGTCCGTCTACAATCGCCTTACGTTGTTGTGCAATACCTACACCATGCAAGCGATCCTTTTCAGCTTCTGCTTCTGCTGCTGTGACAATTTTTATCTTGTCAGCTTCTGCCAATTCTTGGGCCGCAACCCGTTTCCGTTGAGCTGCGTTAATTTCATTCATAGATTGCTTAACCTCGGCGTCTGGCTCTACCTTGGTAATTAAGGTTTTGACAATAACATAACCGTAGGTTGACATTTCTTCTGCTACTTGTTTTTGTACCTCAAGTGCAATCTCATCCTTTTTCTCGAAGAGCTCATCCAGTGTCAATTTAGGCACAGATGAACGCAGGGCATCTTCAATATAGGACTTAATCTGTGCTTCTGGGTGCATGAGCTTGT
Coding sequences:
- a CDS encoding SPFH domain-containing protein; the protein is MVFGPIVFIGSFLFFVLIALILIASGLYVVKQQTVAIIERFGKYQKTSTSGINFKIPFGVDVIAARIQLRMLQSEIVVETKTQDNVFVTMNVATQYRVNENNVTDAYYKLMHPEAQIKSYIEDALRSSVPKLTLDELFEKKDEIALEVQKQVAEEMSTYGYVIVKTLITKVEPDAEVKQSMNEINAAQRKRVAAQELAEADKIKIVTAAEAEAEKDRLHGVGIAQQRKAIVDGLADSIRELKESNVSLSEEQIMSILLTNQYLDTLNNFAQGGNQTIFLPGNPEGVEDIRTQILSSLRAK